The sequence below is a genomic window from Candidatus Poribacteria bacterium.
TACGTTTTACGCCTCACGGTTTTTATCCTGTAAATCCTTCAACCCTGGGTATCTTGATTCAGACAGGTATCCACCAATTCAATGAACCAATGAACTACTCGGCCTTAACCGCAGCGCGATCCGCAGCAATCCATTCCTCCCACCGATCCTCATCCGGAGCCAGAAATCCCGAATTGCAGCGCGGCTGCAACTGAGTATCAACCCCCAAAAGTCGCATCAGTCGGTGGTCGTCACGCTCACGTGCCTCCTCAAGGAGGCGTTGCGTCAACGGACCGCTATGGTTATCGGTATGCTTGAGCCACGTCGAGTTATAATAGATACTGAAAAAGTAGCGTAAACCATCGGCAGTGCTCGGCGTTCCCGAATGAATGAGATGGTTGTGTGTCACAACGACATCACCAGCTTTCATATAGAGCAAAGTCTCGTCCGGATGCGGCTTATTCCGATCTTCGGTTTCTATCGTAATCGGCTGCCGATGCGATCCGACAATCACCCGCAACGGACCGTATTCATCCGTTAAATCCTGCAAATAACTAATCGCATTCGCGGCGAGCGGACGCTCGTAAATATCCTTTTGCGGCAGCTTTGCCCACCGATCTCGGTGCCAACCGGACGCCCGCGCCTCAGCCTGATCCTTGGGGACACTCGGAAACGCAGCAAGGGTGAGGTTATCGAGTTGCACAAACGGTCCCATCACCAACTCCAAAAAATCGAGTATCGTCGGATGCTTCACCGCGGGCCACATCAATTTTGGTGCATATTCGAGCATATTGCCGAACCAAGTCTGCCCGTCATAATCCTCCATCAACTCCCGATGCCTCTCACGCCAACGCTGCATCTGCGCCTCGCTGAACAAACCCTCAAAAACGGTGAAACCATTTGCCTTGTATTCTTCCAAACGCTGATTCAAATCTTTGGTCATCTTTATCTCCTCTTCACTGCAACAGGAACTCACTTTGGAAAAAATAGGTTTCAGATTAGCGATAGATATGGTATACTGCCTGCGACTATAAATTGAATTTTGTGGCGGATTAACCTCCCGACAAATCGGGCGATTCAAATCGCAATTTTATACGATGTTAAGTATACCATGTTACGATTCTCAGAAACCACGCTTTTGAAAGAAATTTGTTCACATATACGAAGGAGAATAGACTGTAGATGAAGATTTTGGTCGGACCCAACCACATGAAACTCGAAGACGGGATCCCCGAATTCGAGAAAACATATCCTGACATAGAATTTATCCACTGTGCCACGCCAGAAGATGCAC
It includes:
- a CDS encoding phytanoyl-CoA dioxygenase family protein — encoded protein: MTKDLNQRLEEYKANGFTVFEGLFSEAQMQRWRERHRELMEDYDGQTWFGNMLEYAPKLMWPAVKHPTILDFLELVMGPFVQLDNLTLAAFPSVPKDQAEARASGWHRDRWAKLPQKDIYERPLAANAISYLQDLTDEYGPLRVIVGSHRQPITIETEDRNKPHPDETLLYMKAGDVVVTHNHLIHSGTPSTADGLRYFFSIYYNSTWLKHTDNHSGPLTQRLLEEARERDDHRLMRLLGVDTQLQPRCNSGFLAPDEDRWEEWIAADRAAVKAE